The Siniperca chuatsi isolate FFG_IHB_CAS linkage group LG9, ASM2008510v1, whole genome shotgun sequence genome includes a region encoding these proteins:
- the LOC122881592 gene encoding uncharacterized protein LOC122881592, with the protein MEILTLWGPHIVLINAEFQRITNSLKTTFMVQLDSHLPQLTSIFQKEGGVSGQKLAKHLSILQEKVGPIPKDYNHYSLSCSVTSSYTMPRARPAPFFGLEDHSTPQNHLLGRSMPLNHQLVRSSSTLLLCQSGRLRIPGHHWSSPLLYQSSRCRLPVLPTAPCPADPPPAPCTAVPPPAPEDLRQLPERPVFAAGLQGPSAFTAGIPSEL; encoded by the exons ATGGAGATCCTAACTCTTTGGGGACCTCATATTGTTTTG ATAAATGCTGAATTCCAGCGCATAACAAATTCACTTAAAACAACCTTCATGGTGCAGTTGGACAGCCATTTACCTCAGCTGACATCTATTTTCCAGAAGGAGGGAGGTGTTTCTGGCCAGAAACTAGCCAAACATCTGTCGATCTTGCAAGAG aaggtcggacccaTACCGAAGGATTACAACCATTACTCCCTTAGTTGCTCCGTCACCTCCAGTTACACCATGCCCAGGGCCAGACCGGCGCCCTTCTTTGGTTTGGAGGATCACAGCACGCCTCAGAACcatctgctgggtcgcagcatgCCATTGAACCATCAGCTGgttcgcagcagcagcaccctccttctctgccagaGTGGCAGACTCCGGATTCCCGGACATCACTGGTCCAGCCCGCTCCTCTACCAATCTTCCCGTtgccggcttcctgtcctgccgACGGCTCCCTGTCCTGCCGACCCGCCGCCGGCTCCCTGTACGGCTGTCCCGCCGCCGGCTCCTGAGGATCTCCGCCAGCTTCCAGAGAGACCCGTATTCGCCGCTGGTCTCCAGGGGCCCTCAGCCTTCACTGCCGGCATTCCGTCAGAACTCTAG